A genomic region of Papaver somniferum cultivar HN1 chromosome 7, ASM357369v1, whole genome shotgun sequence contains the following coding sequences:
- the LOC113294470 gene encoding uncharacterized protein LOC113294470, with product MVEAREWWAGPLCIAADMNAVRSEVERNHGAGDGRNNALLNNYILEYELIDQPLIGGSFTWSNNHSNPLLCGLDRFLFSHDFEEAFPNALQIVLTRTISNHNPILVISEPSLPSKPYFKLDRLWTEHKDFVKNVQQWWEAMAFHGSASTTFFLKLQNLKHLIKPWRIQEFGSVARDKNVLTCRIHDLNILEEAGALQQSQLEERIRCKLQLRSIEAMEARKWQLRAKKNNFRWEDSNTKYFHSIIASARRKRNTIAKLQVGGVDSFDHNIIKEKIRNFYINLFTQQNELNSGMENLYFPTNKESDKLWMEREFSEEFNCSFITLIPKKEDSYTPKDFRPLNLIDSVYKIISKLLAARLKKVEGEEAGWCVTTSHLSVLVNDSSTEKLKPSKGLRQGDSLSPYFFLLVVEVISKLINDAVVRGKLSGFQVVDQGTIISHLQFAEDTLFFIDAAVEEVRRLLIILVIFETITGLKLNLEKSTMINVGADDVIDVLTRELGCKSEKLPLTYLSMPIRAHWHSTSVWDYVLVRMEQKLATWKKRKLNKAGRFVLIKSCLASLPIYYLSLFHLPVSMEKRMSKSCATSYGER from the exons ATGGTTGAAGCAAGAGAGTGGTGGGCTGGTCCGTTGTGTATTGCGGCTGATATGAACGCTGTAAGATCGGAAGTGGAGAGAAACCATGGTGCTGGTGACGGGCGAAATAATGCATTGTTAAACAATTACATTTTGGAATACGAATTGATTGATCAACCTTTGATAGGAGGATCATTTACATGGTCTAACAATCACTCTAACCCCCTTCTTTGCGGGTTGGATAGATTTCTTTTCAGTCATGATTTTGAAGAAGCTTTTCCTAATGCTCTTCAAATAGTATTGACTAGAACGATTTCGAATCATAATCCCATTCTGGTGATATCCGAACCATCATTGCCTTCCAAGCCTTACTTCAAGTTAGACAGATTATGGACTGAGCATAAGGATTTCGTGAAGAATGTGCAACAGTGGTGGGAAGCTATGGCTTTTCATGGTAGTGCAAGCACAACTTTCTTTCTCAAGTTACAAAACTTGAAGCATCTGATTAAACCTTGGCGAATTCAGGAGTTTGGGTCTGTTGCAAGAGACAAAAATGTTCTTACATGTAGGATTCACGACTTGAATATTCTAGAGGAAGCGGGGGCTTTACAGCAAAGTCAGTTAGAAGAGAGAATTCGTTGTAAATTACAATTGCGGAGCATTGAGGCGATGGAGGCTCGTAAATGGCAATTGCGGGCAAAGAAAAATAATTTTAGATGGGAAGACTCAAATACTAAATATTTTCATAGCATCATTGCAAGTGCAAGAAGGAAGCGAAATACAATAGCTAAACTTCAAGTCGGAGGGGTTGATAGTTTTGATCATAATAttataaaggaaaaaataagaaaTTTCTACATCAATTTGTTTACACAACAAAATGAGCTGAACTCGGGCATGGAAAATCTTTACTTTCCTACAAATAAAGAGTCAGACAAGCTTTGGATGGAGAGGGAGTTCTCAGAGGA GTTTAATTGTTCCTTTATCACTTTAATTCCGAAGAAAGAAGACTCGTATACGCCGAAAGATTTTAGACCATTAAATCTTATAGATAGTGTTTACAAGATTATTTCCAAGTTGCTTGCTGCTAGATTGAAGAAG GTTGAAGGCGAGGAAGCCGG ATGGTGTGTAACTACTTCGCATTTGTCTGTTCTTGTGAATGACAGCTCGACGGAGAAACTCAAACCCAGCAAAGGGCTAAGGCAAGGAGATTCTCTGTctccttatttctttttattggtaGTGGAGGTAATTTCTAAACTCATCAATGATGCAGTAGTAAGAGGAAAATTATCGGGATTTCAGGTAGTGGATCAGGGAACTATTATTTCACACTTACAGTTTGCGGAAGATACATTGTTTTTTATCGATGCAGCTGTGGAAGAAGTAAGAAGACTCCTAATTATTCTGGTCATTTTTGAGACGATTACAGGTCTGAAGTTGAACTTGGAAAAATCCACTATGATTAATGTGGGAGCAGATGATGTTATTGATGTTCTTACCAGGGAGCTTGGTTGCAAGTCGGAAAAGTTACCTCTTACTTATCTTAGTATGCCTATAAGGGCACACTGGCATAGTACCTCAGTTTGGGATTATGTCTTGGTTAGGATGGAGCAAAAGTTGGCAACATGGAAGAAAAGGAAATTGAATAAAGCAGGTAGATTTGTTCTTATCAAGAGTTGTCTTGCTAGTCTTCCAATTTATTATTTGTCTCTATTTCATTTGCCTGTCAGTATGGAAAAACGAATGTCAAAATCATGCGCAACTTCTTATGGGGAGCGGTAG